A single Acidobacteriota bacterium DNA region contains:
- a CDS encoding NAD-dependent epimerase/dehydratase family protein — MPHRVLVTGAAGFVGQHLVAALRADDVVAPVTAWRRADVDLVEAGVVHRAVAALRPTHVYHCAGAASTANSWRTRAATLRTNVIGTQHLLDALQAHAPGARVLIPGSAFVYHPKPTALTEDDALGPINPYGVSKLAQEMLARRVATADGLDIILTRSFTHIGPGQGTGYAASSFASRIARIETGGVEPVIDVGALDARRDILDVRDTVAAYRALMNRGRGGTVYNVCSSTAHPMQTVLDRLLALSDRPIGVRVDAARLRPSDYPLLLGDNARLTGATGWRPTVSLDEALARLLDDWRARVRKEVA, encoded by the coding sequence ATGCCCCACCGCGTTCTCGTCACCGGCGCCGCGGGTTTCGTCGGCCAGCACCTGGTCGCCGCCCTGCGGGCCGACGACGTCGTCGCACCGGTCACGGCCTGGCGACGCGCGGACGTCGACCTCGTCGAGGCCGGCGTCGTCCATCGCGCGGTCGCGGCGCTACGGCCCACCCACGTCTACCACTGCGCGGGCGCCGCCAGCACGGCGAACTCCTGGCGGACACGCGCCGCGACGCTCCGAACCAACGTCATCGGCACGCAACACCTGCTTGACGCGCTGCAGGCGCACGCGCCCGGCGCCCGCGTGCTGATCCCCGGATCCGCTTTCGTTTATCACCCGAAACCGACGGCCCTCACCGAGGACGATGCGCTCGGTCCAATCAACCCGTACGGGGTGAGCAAACTGGCGCAGGAAATGCTGGCGCGTCGCGTAGCCACCGCCGACGGGCTCGACATTATTCTGACCCGATCGTTCACCCACATCGGTCCGGGCCAGGGCACCGGATACGCCGCGTCCAGCTTTGCCAGTCGGATCGCGCGGATCGAGACGGGCGGCGTCGAGCCGGTCATCGACGTGGGCGCGCTCGACGCCCGTCGCGACATTCTGGACGTCCGCGACACGGTTGCCGCCTACCGGGCGCTGATGAACCGGGGCCGGGGCGGAACCGTCTACAACGTCTGTTCCAGCACGGCGCATCCCATGCAGACGGTGCTCGACCGGCTGCTGGCGCTCTCGGACCGTCCGATCGGTGTCCGGGTAGACGCCGCCCGCCTGCGGCCAAGCGACTACCCGCTCCTGCTGGGTGACAACGCACGGCTGACCGGCGCCACCGGCTGGCGCCCCACCGTCAGCCTCGACGAGGCGCTCGCCCGCCTGCTCGACGACTGGAGGGCGAGAGTGCGGAAAGAAGTAGCCTAG
- the htpX gene encoding zinc metalloprotease HtpX → MGNALKTALLLGLLSGLLLVIGQWFGGSTGLVIAFVFAVVMNFGSYWWSDKVVLRMYRASEVGPDHKLHRITSRLVQRAELPMPKVYVIPDGSPNAFATGRNPKHAAVAATEGLLRVLSDAEIEGVMAHELAHVKHRDILISSIAATIAATIMMIANMAQWAAIFGGFGGRDDRGGNPLALLATIIVAPLAAALIQSAISRSREFAADRAAAQIVGSPYGLVNALKKIEAASRRVPLDANPATAHMFIMKPFGGSGMMSLFSTHPPTEQRVQALLNTI, encoded by the coding sequence ATGGGAAACGCACTCAAGACGGCGCTGCTGCTCGGGTTGCTGAGCGGCCTGCTGCTGGTAATCGGGCAATGGTTCGGCGGATCGACCGGGCTGGTGATCGCCTTCGTGTTCGCCGTCGTCATGAACTTCGGGTCGTACTGGTGGTCCGACAAGGTGGTCCTCCGGATGTACCGCGCGAGCGAAGTGGGACCGGATCACAAGCTCCATCGCATCACGTCCCGGCTGGTGCAGCGCGCGGAATTGCCGATGCCGAAGGTGTACGTCATCCCGGACGGTTCGCCGAACGCCTTCGCTACCGGCCGCAACCCGAAGCACGCGGCGGTGGCGGCGACCGAAGGCCTGTTGCGCGTGTTGAGCGATGCGGAGATTGAAGGGGTCATGGCTCACGAGCTGGCCCACGTCAAGCATCGCGACATCCTGATCAGCTCCATCGCGGCGACGATCGCGGCGACGATCATGATGATCGCGAACATGGCGCAATGGGCCGCGATCTTCGGCGGTTTCGGGGGGCGGGACGATCGGGGAGGGAACCCCCTGGCGTTGCTCGCCACCATCATCGTGGCGCCGCTTGCGGCGGCCCTGATTCAGTCCGCGATTTCCCGGTCGAGGGAATTCGCGGCGGATCGCGCTGCGGCACAGATCGTCGGGAGTCCCTACGGTCTGGTCAACGCGCTGAAGAAGATCGAGGCGGCGTCGCGGCGCGTCCCGCTCGACGCCAACCCGGCAACGGCGCACATGTTCATCATGAAGCCCTTCGGCGGGAGCGGAATGATGTCTCTCTTCAGCACGCACCCGCCGACTGAGCAGCGCGTCCAGGCCCTGCTGAATACGATCTAG
- a CDS encoding M20 family metallopeptidase has protein sequence MRDIRQFCDAHYDWLMETIVALVAAESPTTDRDAANRCGDLISALVRQQGGEVELVRSQGCGDHLVAGFGGGSGDRMLLLGHFDTVWPVGQLKRMPIREVEGRLHGPGVYDMKGGIGIGLLALRALAATGRLAERRVTMLLTADEERGSATSRTLVEDQARPCGAVLVLEPGLPGGAVKTGRKGCGEFELRIQGVAAHAGIDPSRGASAIDELAAQIGAIGALRSPERGVTLNVGIVEGGSRPNVVADSARAVVDVRAGTMADAHRIEEAMQGLRPTIEGAALEVTGGFNRPPFERTPAVARLYVTARAIAAELGRELGEGTTGGGSDGNFTGALGVPTLDGLGAVGDGAHALDEHLLTAELTWRAALVAGLIDRLGTCGDAPSGVGSGESA, from the coding sequence ATGCGAGACATCAGGCAGTTCTGCGACGCCCATTACGACTGGTTGATGGAGACGATTGTCGCGCTCGTCGCCGCCGAGTCACCCACCACCGACCGTGACGCCGCCAACCGCTGCGGCGACCTGATCTCGGCGCTCGTGCGGCAACAGGGAGGAGAGGTCGAGCTGGTTCGTTCGCAGGGCTGCGGCGACCACCTGGTTGCCGGATTCGGCGGCGGCTCAGGCGATCGGATGCTGCTTCTGGGGCACTTCGACACCGTCTGGCCGGTGGGGCAACTGAAGCGGATGCCGATTCGCGAGGTGGAGGGGCGGTTGCACGGTCCGGGTGTGTACGACATGAAAGGGGGTATCGGGATCGGCCTGCTTGCCCTGCGCGCGCTGGCGGCGACGGGGCGACTCGCTGAACGTCGCGTCACCATGCTCCTGACCGCGGACGAGGAACGGGGGAGCGCTACGTCGCGCACCCTGGTGGAAGATCAGGCCCGGCCGTGCGGGGCCGTGCTGGTTCTCGAACCGGGACTGCCGGGCGGCGCCGTCAAGACCGGCAGGAAGGGCTGCGGCGAGTTCGAGCTCCGCATCCAGGGCGTTGCAGCGCACGCCGGCATCGACCCCTCGCGCGGCGCCAGCGCGATCGACGAGCTGGCGGCTCAGATCGGCGCGATCGGTGCGCTGCGCAGCCCTGAGCGCGGAGTGACCCTGAACGTGGGAATCGTCGAGGGGGGCAGTCGGCCCAACGTCGTCGCGGACTCCGCACGTGCGGTCGTCGATGTGCGGGCCGGGACGATGGCTGACGCGCACCGGATCGAGGAGGCGATGCAGGGGCTGCGGCCGACCATCGAGGGCGCTGCGCTCGAGGTGACTGGCGGCTTCAACCGGCCACCGTTCGAGCGTACGCCGGCCGTCGCCCGACTGTATGTGACGGCCCGCGCCATTGCCGCCGAGCTGGGGCGGGAACTGGGCGAGGGGACGACCGGCGGCGGATCCGACGGCAACTTCACCGGTGCTCTCGGTGTGCCGACCCTGGACGGCCTTGGTGCCGTGGGAGACGGCGCGCACGCGCTCGACGAGCACCTCCTGACGGCTGAACTGACGTGGCGGGCGGCGCTGGTCGCCGGCCTGATCGATCGTCTGGGAACCTGTGGTGACGCCCCGTCCGGCGTCGGGAGCGGTGAGTCGGCTTGA
- the thiC gene encoding phosphomethylpyrimidine synthase ThiC, whose protein sequence is MASPAVPSAITADVAARFADAFPNSRKVHAEGERVSVPMREIALSGDEPPLRVYDTSGPHDADVRAGLSPLRRDWILARGDVAETARTERTPGSVEIPASLHRPVLRGRHAVTQMRYARRGEVTPEMEFVALREGFDPDFVRAEVARGRAIIPANVNHPELEPMAIGRNFLVKINANIGNSAVSSSIEEEVEKLRWATLWGADTIMDLSTGPDIHETREWILRNAPVPVGTVPIYQALEKVGGRPEELTWEIYRDTLIEQAEQGVDYFTVHAGVLLRYIPMTGRRVTGIVSRGGSIHAKWCLAHHQENFAYTHFREICEIMQAYDVSFSLGDGLRPGSIADANDEAQFAELQTQGELTRIAWEHDVQVMNEGPGHVPMHLIRENMEKQLAWCDEAPFYTLGPLTTDIAPGYDHLTSAIGAAMIGWYGTAMLCYVTPKEHLGLPNRDDVKAGVIAYKIAAHAADLAKGHPRAQAWDDALSKARFEFRWEDQFNLALDPVTARAFHDETLPAEGAKVAHFCSMCGPKFCSMEITQQIRDFAAERDLDEQAAVQAGFDEKSTEFRKAREIYVPTK, encoded by the coding sequence ATGGCGAGCCCCGCCGTTCCCTCTGCAATTACGGCCGACGTCGCGGCCCGTTTCGCCGACGCATTCCCGAATTCGCGAAAGGTGCATGCCGAAGGTGAGCGGGTAAGCGTCCCGATGCGCGAGATCGCGCTGAGCGGTGACGAACCGCCACTCCGCGTCTACGACACGAGCGGCCCGCACGACGCCGACGTCCGTGCCGGTCTCTCGCCGCTTCGTCGCGACTGGATTCTGGCGCGCGGCGACGTGGCCGAAACGGCGCGGACGGAGCGGACGCCGGGATCGGTGGAGATACCGGCGTCGCTCCATCGTCCCGTCCTGCGCGGCCGGCACGCTGTCACTCAGATGCGCTACGCGCGCCGCGGCGAGGTGACGCCCGAGATGGAGTTCGTGGCGTTGCGGGAGGGATTCGATCCCGATTTCGTCCGCGCGGAAGTGGCGCGCGGGCGAGCGATCATCCCGGCGAACGTCAATCACCCGGAACTCGAGCCCATGGCGATCGGCCGGAACTTCCTGGTGAAGATCAACGCCAACATCGGCAACTCCGCCGTCAGTTCGTCGATCGAGGAAGAGGTGGAGAAACTTCGGTGGGCGACGCTCTGGGGCGCCGACACGATCATGGATCTGTCGACCGGTCCCGACATCCACGAGACGCGCGAGTGGATTCTTCGGAACGCACCAGTGCCGGTCGGTACGGTGCCGATCTATCAGGCGCTGGAGAAGGTCGGGGGGAGGCCCGAGGAGCTGACGTGGGAGATCTACCGCGACACGCTGATCGAGCAGGCCGAGCAGGGCGTCGACTACTTCACCGTCCATGCCGGCGTTCTGCTCCGCTACATCCCGATGACGGGGAGGCGCGTGACCGGCATCGTGTCGCGCGGCGGGTCGATCCATGCGAAGTGGTGCCTGGCGCACCATCAGGAGAACTTCGCCTACACGCACTTCCGTGAAATCTGCGAAATCATGCAGGCGTACGATGTCTCCTTTTCGCTGGGTGACGGGCTGCGTCCCGGGTCGATCGCCGACGCGAACGACGAGGCGCAGTTTGCCGAGCTGCAAACGCAGGGAGAGCTGACGCGCATTGCCTGGGAGCATGACGTGCAGGTGATGAATGAGGGGCCGGGCCACGTTCCCATGCACCTGATCCGGGAGAACATGGAGAAGCAGTTGGCGTGGTGCGACGAAGCGCCGTTCTACACTCTCGGTCCCCTCACCACCGACATCGCGCCCGGCTATGACCATCTCACGTCGGCGATCGGGGCCGCGATGATCGGCTGGTACGGAACGGCGATGCTGTGCTACGTCACCCCGAAGGAACACCTTGGACTGCCGAACCGGGACGACGTCAAGGCGGGAGTCATTGCTTACAAGATCGCTGCCCACGCCGCCGATCTGGCCAAGGGCCACCCGCGCGCGCAGGCGTGGGACGACGCGCTGTCGAAAGCGCGTTTCGAGTTCCGCTGGGAGGATCAGTTCAACCTGGCGCTCGACCCCGTCACGGCGCGCGCGTTCCATGACGAGACCCTCCCCGCCGAGGGCGCGAAAGTAGCGCACTTCTGCTCCATGTGCGGTCCCAAGTTCTGCAGCATGGAGATCACGCAGCAGATTCGCGACTTCGCGGCCGAGCGGGACCTCGATGAACAGGCAGCGGTGCAGGCGGGCTTCGACGAGAAGTCAACGGAGTTCCGCAAGGCGCGCGAAATCTACGTCCCGACCAAGTAG
- the rpiB gene encoding ribose 5-phosphate isomerase B has translation MRVALGADHAGVALKDQVRRAFGPNGDEHAEDIAVDVIDLGVHSTDPADYPDVARKVAAGVASGAYDRGILICGSGVGMSIAANKVPGIRAALVHTVESARLCREHNNANILALAGRSLAGNDALTIIKAFLDTPFAGGRHQRRVDKIAAIERRSSP, from the coding sequence ATGCGCGTGGCGCTGGGGGCCGATCATGCCGGGGTTGCGCTCAAGGATCAGGTTCGGCGGGCATTTGGTCCGAACGGCGATGAGCACGCGGAAGACATCGCCGTCGATGTAATCGACCTCGGTGTCCACTCGACGGATCCCGCCGACTACCCCGACGTGGCCCGGAAGGTGGCGGCCGGCGTCGCGAGCGGTGCGTACGACCGGGGCATCCTGATTTGCGGCAGCGGCGTCGGCATGTCCATCGCCGCCAACAAGGTGCCGGGCATCCGCGCCGCGCTGGTCCACACGGTCGAAAGCGCCAGGCTTTGCCGCGAGCACAACAACGCGAACATCCTGGCGCTCGCCGGCCGATCGCTGGCCGGGAACGACGCCCTGACGATCATCAAGGCGTTCCTCGATACGCCCTTCGCCGGCGGACGCCATCAACGCCGGGTCGACAAGATAGCGGCGATCGAACGTCGCTCCTCACCATGA
- a CDS encoding serine hydroxymethyltransferase: MTDTLDALDITAPLAARDPEIAAAITDEVNRQNDGLELIASENFTSAAVMEAMGSVLTNKYAEGYPGRRYYGGCEFVDVAESLAIARARALFGAEHANVQPHSGAQANMAAYFALIKPGDTVLGMNLAHGGHLTHGHPLNFSGQLYTIVPYGVRRDDERIDYEALEKLARENKPQMIMVGASAYPRVIDFARIAAVASDVGATVVTDMAHIAGLVATGLHPSPVPHSDVVTTTTHKTLRGPRGGLILCRDTHRPAINRALFPGVQGGPLMHVIAAKAVCFREAAEPAFADYQRHVVRNAARLADALAAQGFRIVSGGTDNHLLLVDVYSRGLTGKVSEEALGRAGITVNKNAIPFDEQPPMVASGIRLGTPALTTRGMTEPEMETVAELIGRVLADPEDERAVRMVRTEVEALCQRFPLYPTTASSPSGN; this comes from the coding sequence ATGACCGACACGCTTGACGCCCTCGACATCACTGCTCCACTCGCCGCGCGCGACCCGGAGATCGCCGCTGCAATCACCGACGAGGTCAACCGGCAGAACGACGGCCTTGAACTGATCGCCTCGGAGAACTTCACCAGCGCGGCGGTCATGGAGGCGATGGGCTCCGTCCTTACCAACAAGTACGCCGAGGGCTACCCGGGGAGACGCTACTACGGGGGCTGCGAGTTCGTGGATGTCGCTGAATCCCTCGCCATCGCCCGGGCCAGGGCGCTCTTCGGCGCCGAGCATGCCAACGTGCAGCCGCACTCCGGCGCGCAGGCGAACATGGCGGCCTACTTCGCGCTCATCAAGCCGGGCGACACCGTGCTTGGCATGAACCTCGCGCACGGCGGGCACCTCACGCATGGCCATCCGCTCAACTTCTCCGGCCAGCTCTACACCATCGTGCCGTACGGCGTGCGGCGCGACGACGAGCGGATCGATTACGAGGCCCTCGAGAAGCTCGCCCGCGAGAACAAACCGCAGATGATCATGGTAGGCGCCTCCGCCTACCCACGCGTTATCGACTTCGCGCGAATCGCGGCGGTCGCCTCGGACGTTGGCGCCACGGTAGTGACCGACATGGCGCACATCGCCGGCCTCGTCGCCACCGGCCTTCACCCGAGCCCGGTGCCGCACTCCGACGTCGTCACCACGACCACGCACAAGACGCTCCGCGGTCCGCGCGGCGGGCTGATCCTCTGCCGGGACACGCACCGTCCCGCGATCAACCGGGCGCTGTTCCCCGGGGTGCAGGGCGGGCCGCTCATGCACGTGATCGCCGCCAAGGCAGTTTGTTTCCGGGAAGCCGCGGAGCCGGCATTCGCGGACTACCAGCGGCACGTAGTGCGCAACGCGGCCCGCCTGGCGGACGCCCTCGCGGCGCAGGGCTTCCGAATTGTCAGCGGCGGTACGGACAACCACCTGCTGCTGGTCGATGTCTATTCGCGCGGCCTGACCGGGAAGGTGTCGGAGGAGGCCCTCGGCCGGGCCGGAATCACGGTCAACAAGAACGCGATCCCGTTCGACGAGCAGCCACCGATGGTGGCAAGCGGCATCCGGTTGGGAACCCCCGCGCTCACGACCCGAGGCATGACGGAGCCGGAAATGGAAACGGTCGCGGAGCTGATCGGCCGCGTGCTTGCCGATCCCGAGGACGAGCGCGCCGTCCGCATGGTCCGGACCGAGGTGGAAGCGCTATGCCAGAGGTTCCCCCTGTACCCGACGACGGCGTCGAGCCCGAGCGGGAACTGA